One window from the genome of Alkalihalobacillus sp. LMS6 encodes:
- a CDS encoding alpha/beta fold hydrolase has product MSRKCKPNDASFLHIQSASIYYEWFKSLHPKKGTLLLVHGIFASVHCFYRVIPALRQHYDVICCDLPGFGRSSKGNGSVYSFTSYAQQLNELMEQFNVSSYHVIGHSMGGQIALYLALRYPHKVKSISLLASSGYLKPVKKQLQFATYLPYLEQSLTWFMHYKKPRVKQMLRDAVYNQRCLTKDMITHYERPLMDPLFINGLIQLTRQREGDLSKEQLQQIHQPTLILSGVNDPLISVETSYALQRDLGNSRIRVIKHCGHLLLEEKPKQVHQHINHFLQEIML; this is encoded by the coding sequence ATGTCAAGAAAATGTAAACCGAATGATGCATCATTTTTGCATATTCAATCAGCTAGTATTTATTATGAATGGTTTAAAAGCCTGCATCCTAAAAAAGGAACGCTTTTGTTAGTGCACGGTATTTTTGCTTCGGTTCACTGTTTTTACCGTGTGATTCCGGCATTACGTCAACATTACGATGTGATTTGTTGTGATTTACCGGGGTTTGGGCGTAGTTCAAAAGGGAATGGATCAGTCTATTCATTTACATCTTATGCGCAGCAACTCAATGAATTGATGGAACAGTTTAACGTCTCTTCTTACCATGTAATTGGTCATTCGATGGGCGGACAAATTGCACTTTATTTAGCTTTACGCTACCCGCATAAAGTGAAAAGTATTTCTTTGTTAGCAAGCTCAGGGTACTTGAAACCGGTGAAAAAGCAACTTCAGTTCGCAACATATCTTCCTTACTTAGAGCAAAGCTTGACGTGGTTTATGCATTATAAAAAACCTAGAGTAAAGCAGATGTTACGAGATGCGGTTTACAATCAACGTTGTTTAACAAAGGATATGATTACCCATTATGAACGACCGCTAATGGATCCTTTATTTATTAATGGGCTCATTCAATTAACAAGACAGCGAGAAGGGGATTTATCAAAAGAACAATTACAGCAAATACATCAGCCGACGCTTATTCTCTCTGGTGTGAATGATCCATTAATTTCTGTGGAGACAAGTTATGCGCTTCAACGTGATTTAGGCAACAGTCGCATACGTGTCATTAAACACTGTGGGCACTTATTATTAGAGGAAAAACCAAAGCAAGTGCATCAGCACATAAACCATTTTTTACAAGAGATCATGTTGTAA